The following coding sequences lie in one Rutidosis leptorrhynchoides isolate AG116_Rl617_1_P2 chromosome 6, CSIRO_AGI_Rlap_v1, whole genome shotgun sequence genomic window:
- the LOC139853008 gene encoding elongation factor 1-alpha-like, protein MGKEKVHISIVVIGHVDSGKSTTTGHLIYKLGGIDKRVIERFEKEAAEMNKRSFKYAWVLDKLKAERERGITIDIALWKFETTKYYCTVIDAPGHRDFIKNMITGTSQADCAVLIIDSTTGGFEAGISKDGQTREHALLAFTLGVKQMICCCNKMDATTPKYSKARYEEIVKEVSSYLKKVGYNPEKIAFVPISGFEGDNMIERSTNLDWYKGPTLLEALDNINEPKRPSDKPLRLPLQDVYKIGGIGTVPVGRVETGVIKPGMVVTFGPSGLTTEVKSVEMHHEALSEALPGDNVGFNVKNVAVKDLKRGYVASNSKDDPAKGAASFTSQVIIMNHPGQIGNGYAPVLDCHTSHIAVKFGEILTKIDRRSGKELEKEPKFLKNGDAGMVKMLPTKPMVVETFAEYPPLGRFAVRDMRQTVAVGVIKSVDKKDPTGAKVTKAAVKKGAK, encoded by the exons ATGGGTAAGGAAAAAGTTCACATCAGTATTGTGGTTATTGGACATGTTGACTCTGGAAAGTCAACCACCACTGGTCACTTGATCTACAAGCTTGGAGGAATTGACAAGCGTGTGATTGAAAGGTTCGAGAAGGAAGCAGCTGAGATGAACAAAAGGTCATTCAAGTATGCATGGGTGCTTGACAAACTTAAGGCTGAACGTGAACGTGGTATCACTATTGATATTGCATTGTGGAAGTTTGAAACCACTAAGTACTACTGTACCGTTATCGATGCACCTGGACATCGTGATTTCATTAAGAACATGATTACTGGTACTTCACAGGCTGATTGTGCTGTTTTGATCATCGATTCGACCACTGGTGGTTTTGAAGCTGGTATTTCTAAAGATGGCCAGACCCGTGAGCATGCTCTCCTTGCTTTTACTCTTGGAGTCAAACAAATGATTTGCTGCTGTAACAAG ATGGATGCAACCACACCCAAGTACTCCAAGGCTCGTTATGAAGAAATTGTTAAGGAAGTTTCATCATACTTAAAGAAGGTTGGATACAACCCAGAAAAAATTGCATTTGTCCCCATTTCTGGTTTTGAGGGAGACAACATGATTGAAAGGTCAACAAATCTTGACTGGTACAAGGGCCCCACTCTTCTTGAAGCTCTCGACAACATCAACGAGCCCAAAAGACCATCTGACAAGCCACTCCGTCTCCCACTTCAAGACGTGTACAAGATCGGTGGTATTGGAACTGTGCCCGTGGGTCGTGTTGAAACCGGTGTCATCAAGCCCGGTATGGTCGTTACTTTCGGTCCATCCGGTTTGACCACTGAAGTCAAATCTGTTGAAATGCACCACGAAGCCTTATCCGAGGCCCTTCCTGGTGACAATGTTGGGTTCAATGTTAAGAACGTTGCAGTCAAGGATCTTAAACGTGGTTATGTTGCATCCAACTCTAAAGATGATCCGGCTAAGGGTGCAGCCAGTTTCACTTCTCAGGTTATCATCATGAACCACCCGGGTCAGATTGGAAATGGTTATGCTCCGGTTCTTGATTGTCACACCTCGCACATTGCTGTTAagtttggtgagattttgaccaagATTGACAGACGATCGGGTAAAGAGCTCGAGAAGGAACCGAAGTTTTTGAAGAACGGCGATGCTGGGATGGTTAAGATGCTGCCGACTAAGCCTATGGTGGTTGAGACTTTTGCTGAGTACCCTCCACTTGGTCGGTTTGCGGTTAGGGACATGAGGCAGACGGTTGCAGTCGGGGTTATCAAGAGTGTGGACAAGAAGGACCCAACTGGAGCTAAGGTGACCAAGGCTGCAGTGAAGAAGGGTGCCAAGTGA